The genomic stretch AGAGATAGTGCCGGGTCAACCTCAACAGAGGAATCAAGGTGTGCTTCCAGTCTGCTGATAGCATCTTGAAGGGGAACATCATTGAAAATAATCTTATGGTTTATCCAAGCTCCGATATGTTCTGGAGCAATTGATTCCACACTACCTATGTGATCAGAAACATCATACACCAGCATCTGCCCAGGCAAAAGCTCTGCAACGTAAGCTCGCTCATCGCTGACTTCTACTTTACCACGTAGAAGAGAGACCCTGAACTGATTTTCGCGTTCATATGCTTCTACATTGAATGCGGTTCCTAAGACATGCGTCTGCACTTCTCCTGAATGGATGATAAAAGGCTTTTCGATGTCTTGACTGACATCAAAGAATGCTTCTCCTGTTAACTTCACCTGCCTGCTCTCTTCATTAAAATCATCAGCAAGCTCCAGGGTGGTTGAGGCATTTAGGATTACCCGGGTGCTATCCGGTAAAAAGAATTCTTTTATCATATTGGGCTCCGTAGATAGAAGAATAGGGGAGCTTGCAGGAGAGGGATTTTGGAACTGATGAAATATAAAAACCAAGCCTATTAGCAGCAAGATGGAAGCAGCGACCGGACGTAGCCAATTAGGAAAAAGCTTAACTTCTTTGATAGATGTGGGATTCTCACGGATTCGTGAAAATATCCGGTCTTTCATGATCTGCCCTATTTTTTCTTCAGCTACAAACGGATTATCTATTTCTTCACTCAGATCCAGTTGGTTAAGCCATCGGAATAGCAGGCTGATTTCAGCTTGAGAGGCTTTGCCTTGAAGATATTTTTCAAGCAGGAGGTTTAGTTCTTCTTTATTAGGTTGCATACACTATCATAGTGTCACATCCAGATAAATGGTACTAGGACTTTTGGGAAAACTTTTGATTTTTTTTAGTAATGGGAGCCTGCTGAAAAACGTTGGTAATAGATCAAAAGCTATCACTTTGAATGATTAACCCGTTTTTCATGCGTAGTCTGAGACTTTTTTAGCAGCCCTTATGTAGCTCTGGCTAACCTAAGTTTATCCCAAGTACTGTCGGTATGTACGGTTAAACCAAAAAAATACAATCGGAAGCGTGGCTTATGAAAATAGTGAGATTAATTTAAAAACGCCAATATGAGCAGATGCCCAGTAGGGAATTCTACAGGAAGACTATGGGCAACTTTTTTAAGACGCTTCATCGCGTTGCCCACTTGGTTTTTCACAGTCTGGGGAGATAAGTTGAATGCTTCTGCCACTTCATTTACAGAATGGTTTTCTTTCTTGGCCATTATAAAGATTTCCCGCATTTTACATGGCATATCTTCTATGGCCTGATTGATGATTTCCTGAAGCAGCCTGTATTCCTGTTCTTTTTCTATAGGGGAGGAGTCACCCAATTTGTGCTCATAGGTAAGTTCCCCTTTCAAAAATTCCATAAAGTTTTGAATGTGCTTATCCTTTAGGCCTTTAATCCGGAAGTAGCGAAAAGTTTTATAATACAAACTAGAATAGAGGTAAGAACTGAGTGAGGAGTGAATTTCAATAGTAGTTCTTGTGTTCCAAAGCTCCACAAACAGATCTTGTACCAAGTCCATGGCATCATCTTTACATCCGATTTTCTTGGAGGCTGTCAAATAAAGTGATTTCCAGTATCTCCTATACAGCTCGTCGAATGCTCCATAGTTATTCTGCCGAATTAGCAGCAGAAGGCCTTGATCGTCTGTGAGTTTCAAATTGCTCATTAGACCAAAGTTAAAATTATCATTGATCCATCTCTAAAAAAATTGAATTATTTAATTATTAAGAGACTATAGAATTTAGTAAGCATTTATTCACCTACATAATTTGAAAAAGTTAATTAGATATTAGCGCAAAAAAAATCCTCTCTGAATTGGGAGGATTTTAAAAAACTTGGAATGCAAATAGTTATTACATCCAGTAGCTGATGTGCCACATATGATATATCAACTACTGATGTCCTTTTCTCTATAGCTGAGGAATTTAACAGCGCTATAAGATGCTGATTTGAAGTGAATCACAGGGCTCAATATGATCTTGCCTGACCTTCAACCAAAAGTTACTTTGACTTAAGTAAGCTGGCTTCCTCCACCAACATTTCGTTGCCATCTGCCATTCCTGCAGCGATAAAGGCTTCTATAGCTGAATTTAATTCTTGACCCTTGTTCAGTAAAACGCCTAGTGCAATCATCACTCCGATTCTCGTACCCACTTTCTTGGCCGCTGTATTGAATAGGGGCTCCAGTTCCTCATAAGTCACTTCTTCCGCCAGTTTTTCTATATCAGCTCTAGCTGCCGCAAGCTTGTCGCCCGATAGATTTGTATATTTCTTGGCGATTTTCTGAATCTCATTTATCGCAAGACGCTGGCCTTGACCCTGTCCACCCCCTTGGTTTTGTGGCTGTTTTGTTGGTTGATTAGGTTGGGAGGGAGCAGGTTGCTGCTTGGCCCAGGAATCCCGCAATCCGACTGTTTTGTTGAATACCAAACTATCGGAAGTGGAGTCCTTATCCAAAGTGAAATACCCTAATCGCTGAAACTGAAACTTATCATCGAGCGTAGCTTCTTTTAGGAAAGGCTCCAAATAAGCTTCTTTAATGATCTTGAGAGAATCAGGGTTTACGAACTCCATAAAATTTTTATCCTCATGGCTATCCGGGGCTTCGTCTAGAAAAAGACGATCGTACTCACGGACTTCAGCTTTTATCGCATGCTGGATTGAAACCCAATGGATCGTTCCTTTTACCTTTCTGGTACTGGCTTCCGTACCGCTCCCGGATTTTGAATCCAGGTCAGCAGTACAATGAATCTCTGTAATATTGCCTTCGGCATCCTTGACAACGGATTCTCCTTTGATGATATATGCACTTTTGAGACGAACCTCATTTCCCAGAGTCAAGCGGAAGTACTTGCTGCCTGCTTCTTCCTTGAAATCTTCTCTTTCTATATATAACTCCCCGCTGAACGGCAAATCATGTGTTCCCGAGTTGGGATCTTCAGGATTGTTTTCAGCCTTCAGTACC from Algoriphagus sp. NG3 encodes the following:
- a CDS encoding FecR family protein; translation: MQPNKEELNLLLEKYLQGKASQAEISLLFRWLNQLDLSEEIDNPFVAEEKIGQIMKDRIFSRIRENPTSIKEVKLFPNWLRPVAASILLLIGLVFIFHQFQNPSPASSPILLSTEPNMIKEFFLPDSTRVILNASTTLELADDFNEESRQVKLTGEAFFDVSQDIEKPFIIHSGEVQTHVLGTAFNVEAYERENQFRVSLLRGKVEVSDERAYVAELLPGQMLVYDVSDHIGSVESIAPEHIGAWINHKIIFNDVPLQDAISRLEAHLDSSVEVDPALSLNGLYVTGEYANGEAEQALEAILLLHDMNFEKKGGTIYISK
- a CDS encoding RNA polymerase sigma-70 factor, with amino-acid sequence MSNLKLTDDQGLLLLIRQNNYGAFDELYRRYWKSLYLTASKKIGCKDDAMDLVQDLFVELWNTRTTIEIHSSLSSYLYSSLYYKTFRYFRIKGLKDKHIQNFMEFLKGELTYEHKLGDSSPIEKEQEYRLLQEIINQAIEDMPCKMREIFIMAKKENHSVNEVAEAFNLSPQTVKNQVGNAMKRLKKVAHSLPVEFPTGHLLILAFLN